In one Oryza glaberrima chromosome 2, OglaRS2, whole genome shotgun sequence genomic region, the following are encoded:
- the LOC127762314 gene encoding rRNA 2'-O-methyltransferase fibrillarin 2-like, with protein MRPPRGRGFGRGGRGDGGGRSGGGGRGFGRGGDSGGRGGRGRGGGRTPRGRGGGRGGGRGGMKGGSKVVVVPHKHNGVFIAKAKEDALCTKNMVPGESVYGEKRISVQNEDGTKVEYRVWNPFRSKLAAAVLGGVDNIWIAPGTRVLYLGAASGTTVSHVSDIVGPTGLVYAVEFSHRSGRDLVNMAKKRTNVIPIIEDARHPARYRMLVGMVDVIFSDVAQPDQARILALNASYFLKNGGHFVISIKANCIDSTMPAEAVFASEVEKLKADQFKPSEQVTLEPFERDHACVVGGYRMPKKQKGTS; from the exons ATGAGGCCACCGCGAG GGAGGGGAttcgggaggggagggagaggcgatggcggcggccgcagtggcggcggtgggaggggaTTCGGGAGGGGCGGGGACagcggagggagaggaggccgtgggaggggaggtggcaggACGCCAaggggccgtggcggcggccgcggtggcgggaGGGGTGGCATGAAGGGCGGGAGCAAGGTGGTCGTGGTGCCGCACAAGCACAACGGCGTCTTCATCGCCAAGGCCAAGGAGGACGCGCTCTGCACCAAGAACATGGTCCCCGGCGAGTCCGTCTACGGAGAGAAGCGTATCTCAGTCCAG AATGAGGATGGAACTAAGGTTGAATACAGGGTGTGGAACCCCTTCCGTTCTAAGCTGGCTGCTGCTGTGCTTGGTGGTGTCGACAACATCTGgatt GCTCCTGGTACTCGTGTGCTATATCTCGGTGCTGCCTCAGGAACAACAGTGTCTCATGTGTCCGATATTGTTGGACCG ACTGGTTTGGTCTACGCTGTTGAGTTCTCGCACAGGAGTGGTAGGGATCTTGTTAACATGGCCAAAAAGAGGACTAATGTGATCCCCATCATTGAGGATGCTAGGCACCCAGCAAGGTACCGGATGTTGGTTGGCATGGTTGATGTTATCTTCTCTGATGTTGCCCAGCCAGATCAG GCTAGGATCTTAGCCCTCAACGCATCCTACTTCCTGAAGAATGGTGGACATTTTGTCATTTCAATCAAG GCGAACTGTATCGACTCCACCATGCCAGCTGAGGCTGTGTTCGCTAGCGAGGTTGAGAAGCTGAAGGCGGATCAGTTCAAGCCGTCGGAGCAGGTGACCCTGGAGCCCTTCGAGCGTGACCATGCCTGCGTCGTTGGTGGCTACAGGATGCCCAAGAAGCAAAAGGGCACATCTTAA
- the LOC127762315 gene encoding ATG8-interacting protein 1-like isoform X2 gives MEPDQSGAEQTSPRGNDWEVVQLTASTYASAPGPRMSEPSDEAEVKGYDTKGDDSAAALLMSGHFSVSPSEVESLLRGTDGKEHQKELSGQDAVSAEGDDEKFQDTCEHKLKDDLHWIPSFDKGKNLSLVDMEFDKAFQGMGLVGEEPLGFSSSRYNPIDANNEKKTEEPTVQNVNRVIDSSKVVASSEQNKPDDSEFPHEASWKKQLLSLYKNVRKSNKFWPIVVATALVGVTCFWRRWQKGKLQHQPVKLYPSSNEASVGFSEN, from the exons ATGGAGCCTGATCAGAGTGGTGCTGAGCAGACTTCTCCACGTGGGAATGATTGGGAAGTTGTCCAACTTACTGCATCAACATATGCATCTGCACCTGGACCAAGAATGTCTGAGCCTTCTGACGAGGCTGAAGTCAAGGGATATGACACAAAAGGGGATGATTCAGCTGCAGCACTGTTGATGTCTGGTCATTTCTCGGTTTCACCGAGTGAGGTTGAGAGTCTCCTTAGGGGCACTGATGGCAAAGAGCACCAGAAGGAGCTTTCTGGCCAAGATGCAGTTTCTGCCGAAGGTGATGACGAAAAATTCCAGGACACCTGTGAGCATAAACTGAAGGATGACCTTCACTGGATTCCATCCTTTGACAAAGGGAAAAACCTTTCCCTGGTTGACATGGAGTTTGATAAAGCATTCCAAGGGATGGGTTTGGTTGGTGAGGAACCACTTGGGTTCTCATCATCTCGTTACAATCCAATTGATGCTAACAATGAGAAGAAAACTGAGGAGCCAACTGTGCAAAATGTGAACCGTGTCATTGATTCATCCAAGGTTGTTGCATCTAGTGAACAAAACAAACCTGATGATTCTGAATTTCCACACGAAGCTTCATGGAAGAAGCAACTCTTATCACTGTACAAGAATGTGAGGAAAAGCAACAAATTCTGGCCCATCGTTGTTGCTACTGCTTTGGTGGGAGTCACATGTTTTTGGAGGCGCTGGCAGAAGGGCAAGTTGCAGCATCAGCCGGTCAAATTGTATCCCAGCAGCAATGAG GCTTCTGTTGGCTTTTCAGAAAATTAA
- the LOC127763635 gene encoding proline-rich receptor-like protein kinase PERK14 translates to MQSGSEMRPVHNSVDTVNAAAVAIVTAESRTQPQAEPRRKWADWLSVYFCFGSQKNGRRISHAVLVPEPLPPRTDAPMPEIPNHPPPLVFPFVAPPSSPASFLQSGGASIVQSPVGAPSFSPLSPNSPSPTGPPSIFAIGPYAHETQLVSPPVFSAFTTEPSTAPFTPPPESVHLTTPSSPEVPYAKLLTSINNSKNAETGELQSYQIYPESPIGRLISPSSACSGTCSPFPDPEVQTSSRSTFPSFPVREPPKILDGEGIATQKLIPRHMRNGGSLLDGHISAAVPVVDFSARLQNNDHAMDHRVSFELTVEDVARCLEKKTNINGESAAASFRLVPTGNGDHIHPRESNDTRAGLCVDETYHDLPEKARRSLSLRKAKEFKFNNVDAPSVEPSVGSDWWANEKVAGITSEPRKSWSFFPVAQPGVS, encoded by the exons ATGCAGAGTGGGAGCGAGATGAGACCCGTGCACAACAGTGTCGACACGGTGAACGCGGCTGCTGTTGCCATTGTTACAGCCGAGAGCCGCACGCAACCTCAGGCAGAGCCG CGAAGAAAATGGGCTGATTGGTTGAGTGTGTACTTCTGCTTTGGATCACAGAAAAATGGCCGACGCATCAGCCATGCTGTTCTTGTCCCAGAACCTTTACCTCCGAGGACAGATGCACCTATGCCAGAAATTCCAAACCATCCGCCACCCCTGGTATTCCCCTTTGTCGCACCTCCATCCTCTCCTGCTTCTTTTCTCCAATCAGGAGGTGCATCTATTGTACAATCACCTGTTGGTGCTCCATCTTTTTCGCCTCTCTCGCCAAATTCTCCATCCCCCACCGGGCCACCGTCCATCTTTGCTATCGGACCATATGCACATGAGACACAGCTAGTCTCTCCTCCTGTCTTCTCAGCCTTCACAACTGAACCTTCAACAGCTCCTTTCACTCCCCCACCAGAGTCTGTGCATCTGACAACCCCTTCCTCACCAGAGGTGCCATATGCAAAGCTACTTACCTCAATCAACAACAGCAAAAATGCTGAAACAGGTGAGCTTCAGTCATACCAGATTTACCCTGAGAGCCCAATAGGACGTCTGATATCTCCAAGCTCAGCTTGTTCAGGGACTTGCTCTCCATTTCCTGACCCTGAGGTGCAGACTTCCTCACGTTCCACATTCCCCTCATTCCCAGTTCGTGAGCCTCCAAAGATACTGGATGGCGAGGGAATTGCAACACAGAAGTTGATACCTCGCCATATGCGCAATGGCGGTTCTCTCTTGGATGGACATATTTCTGCTGCTGTACCAGTCGTAGACTTCTCTGCCCGACTTCAAAATAATGATCATGCTATGGATCATCGGGTTTCATTTGAGTTAACAGTAGAAGATGTAGCTCGCTGTCTTGAGAAGAAAACCAACATTAATGGGGAGTCTGCTGCAGCTTCTTTTCGCCTTGTGCCCACCGGTAACGGCGATCACATTCATCCCAGAGAATCGAATGATACAAGAGCAGGGCTATGTGTTGATGAAACATACCATGATCTGCCTGAGAAAGCACGGCGCTCCTTGTCCCTTCGTAAGGCTAAAGAATTCAAGTTCAACAATGTTGATGCTCCTAGTGTGGAGCCGAGCGTTGGATCAGACTGGTGGGCAAACGAGAAAGTTGCTGGGATCACATCAGAGCCAAGGAAAAGCTGGTCCTTCTTCCCAGTGGCACAGCCAGGGGTCAGCTAA
- the LOC127762315 gene encoding ATG8-interacting protein 1-like isoform X1 has protein sequence MEPDQSGAEQTSPRGNDWEVVQLTASTYASAPGPRMSEPSDEAEVKGYDTKGDDSAAALLMSGHFSVSPSEVESLLRGTDGKEHQKELSGQDAVSAEGDDEKFQDTCEHKLKDDLHWIPSFDKGKNLSLVDMEFDKAFQGMGLVGEEPLGFSSSRYNPIDANNEKKTEEPTVQNVNRVIDSSKVVASSEQNKPDDSEFPHEASWKKQLLSLYKNVRKSNKFWPIVVATALVGVTCFWRRWQKGKLQHQPVKLYPSSNEKINQAVGPLNRIKDILVANNHPAPAIHGHARLS, from the exons ATGGAGCCTGATCAGAGTGGTGCTGAGCAGACTTCTCCACGTGGGAATGATTGGGAAGTTGTCCAACTTACTGCATCAACATATGCATCTGCACCTGGACCAAGAATGTCTGAGCCTTCTGACGAGGCTGAAGTCAAGGGATATGACACAAAAGGGGATGATTCAGCTGCAGCACTGTTGATGTCTGGTCATTTCTCGGTTTCACCGAGTGAGGTTGAGAGTCTCCTTAGGGGCACTGATGGCAAAGAGCACCAGAAGGAGCTTTCTGGCCAAGATGCAGTTTCTGCCGAAGGTGATGACGAAAAATTCCAGGACACCTGTGAGCATAAACTGAAGGATGACCTTCACTGGATTCCATCCTTTGACAAAGGGAAAAACCTTTCCCTGGTTGACATGGAGTTTGATAAAGCATTCCAAGGGATGGGTTTGGTTGGTGAGGAACCACTTGGGTTCTCATCATCTCGTTACAATCCAATTGATGCTAACAATGAGAAGAAAACTGAGGAGCCAACTGTGCAAAATGTGAACCGTGTCATTGATTCATCCAAGGTTGTTGCATCTAGTGAACAAAACAAACCTGATGATTCTGAATTTCCACACGAAGCTTCATGGAAGAAGCAACTCTTATCACTGTACAAGAATGTGAGGAAAAGCAACAAATTCTGGCCCATCGTTGTTGCTACTGCTTTGGTGGGAGTCACATGTTTTTGGAGGCGCTGGCAGAAGGGCAAGTTGCAGCATCAGCCGGTCAAATTGTATCCCAGCAGCAATGAG AAAATTAACCAAGCTGTAGGACCGTTGAATCGCATCAAGGACATCCTTGTTGCCAACAATCACCCAGCTCCAGCTATCCATGGACATGCTCGATTGAGCTGA